The proteins below are encoded in one region of Picrophilus oshimae DSM 9789:
- the bgaS gene encoding beta-galactosidase BgaS: MVDKNFKFGFSECGFQFEMGLSNPDMNSDWYIWSNDKRNIAEHYVSGDLPQNGVAYWDLYEKDHDIASSLGMNAARLGIEWSRIFPESTESVDIDVEYNGDDIVSTEISIDTVKELEKLANNDAVKHYREMFGDFKSRGKFLIINLYHWTIPSWLNDPSKQDYSGRRAIGGCFNNKIIVEFAKYAGYISYKFNDLADRWSTMNEPNMVYEGCSIDHSNNGISKRKKKFAEGHARAYDAIKTFSKKPVGVIFANGDIQSLNNDLELEEDVKFFRRYSFFDSIIRGDLSWYREFAGDDGSEKRHDMVNKVDWLGLNYYSRDVVSRNNGSWEMVKGYGHYCGDMEKSRDGRSVSDTGWEIYQDGIYNIIKDYWKRYKIPITITENGIADSNDRYRSMYIISHFGNIERAIEDGAKVDGYYHWALTDNYEWASGFSKKFGLVVVDMKTKERHVRPSALIYREIIENSGVPDKFRWIIDEKI; this comes from the coding sequence ATGGTTGATAAAAACTTTAAATTTGGTTTTTCTGAATGCGGTTTTCAGTTCGAGATGGGCCTGTCAAATCCGGATATGAATTCAGACTGGTACATATGGTCAAACGATAAGAGAAATATAGCTGAGCATTATGTTTCAGGTGATCTGCCACAGAATGGTGTTGCATACTGGGATTTATATGAAAAGGATCATGACATAGCATCTTCTCTTGGCATGAATGCAGCAAGGCTGGGTATAGAATGGTCCAGAATATTTCCAGAATCAACAGAATCTGTTGACATAGACGTTGAATATAATGGTGATGATATAGTAAGTACTGAAATTAGCATTGATACAGTAAAGGAATTGGAAAAACTTGCAAATAATGATGCAGTTAAGCACTATAGGGAGATGTTTGGTGACTTTAAGTCCAGGGGAAAATTTCTTATAATAAATCTTTACCACTGGACAATACCATCATGGCTCAATGACCCCTCAAAGCAAGATTACAGCGGAAGAAGGGCTATTGGGGGATGCTTTAACAATAAAATAATAGTAGAATTTGCAAAGTATGCTGGTTATATATCATATAAATTTAATGATCTCGCCGACAGATGGTCAACAATGAATGAGCCAAACATGGTTTATGAAGGTTGTTCAATAGATCATTCAAATAATGGCATATCAAAAAGAAAGAAAAAATTTGCAGAGGGTCATGCAAGGGCATACGATGCAATAAAAACATTTTCAAAGAAACCTGTTGGTGTAATATTTGCAAACGGCGATATACAATCGCTAAATAATGATCTTGAACTTGAAGAAGATGTTAAGTTCTTCAGGAGGTATTCTTTCTTTGATTCAATAATAAGGGGAGATCTTTCATGGTACAGAGAATTTGCAGGAGATGATGGATCAGAAAAAAGGCATGACATGGTTAATAAAGTTGACTGGCTTGGTCTAAACTACTATAGCAGGGATGTCGTTTCCAGAAATAATGGGAGCTGGGAAATGGTAAAGGGATATGGCCATTACTGCGGGGATATGGAAAAATCCCGGGATGGCAGGTCTGTAAGTGATACTGGCTGGGAGATATATCAAGACGGAATATATAATATAATAAAAGATTACTGGAAAAGATATAAAATACCTATAACAATAACCGAAAATGGTATAGCCGATTCCAATGATCGTTACAGATCAATGTACATAATATCACACTTTGGAAATATAGAGAGGGCAATTGAGGATGGTGCCAAGGTTGATGGCTATTATCACTGGGCATTAACAGACAATTATGAATGGGCCAGCGGGTTTTCAAAAAAATTTGGACTTGTGGTGGTTGATATGAAAACAAAGGAGAGACATGTAAGGCCCAGTGCACTCATATACCGTGAAATAATAGAAAACAGTGGTGTACCGGATAAATTTAGATGGATAATAGATGAAAAAATCTAA
- the prf1 gene encoding peptide chain release factor aRF-1, translating into MESEDYKRYEFKKALEELKDLHGRGTELISLYIPPDKQISDVVQYLREEYSTSSNIKSKSTRKNVLAAIESIMSRLKYYKQPPETGLVFFVGHIATRGDQTEMYTKIIEPPEPIQTFMYKCDSNFHLEQLESQLKEKDIYGLIVIDRKEATVGFLKGTRIEVVDYEQSLVPSKHHQGGQSSRRFERLIEIAANDFFKKIGEIANNAFMPLIKDINAVFIGGPGATKEYFLEKDYLRNEIKQKVKDLFDIGYTDESGLRELVEKASESIKDMKISREKDIINRFLREIKKPEGGLGVYGEDAIINALKSKNLDLLIISDTLKKRRYTYKCPVCNDTKTFTEKPRETPLCDKDNSEMELVDEDDLVEDLYKLADEAGTNVVFVSEDSDEGRLIKTAFGGLAGIMRYVPAIAP; encoded by the coding sequence ATGGAAAGCGAGGATTATAAAAGATATGAATTCAAAAAGGCCCTTGAGGAATTAAAGGATCTTCACGGCAGGGGCACTGAACTAATATCACTTTACATACCGCCTGACAAGCAGATATCAGATGTGGTGCAATATTTAAGGGAAGAATATTCAACATCATCAAATATAAAATCAAAGTCAACAAGGAAGAATGTGCTTGCAGCAATAGAATCAATAATGTCAAGGTTAAAGTATTATAAGCAGCCTCCTGAAACCGGGCTTGTGTTCTTCGTAGGTCACATAGCAACACGAGGTGATCAAACAGAGATGTACACAAAGATCATAGAACCGCCTGAACCGATACAAACATTCATGTATAAATGTGATTCAAATTTCCATCTTGAGCAGCTTGAATCACAGTTAAAGGAGAAGGATATATACGGTCTAATAGTAATAGATAGAAAGGAGGCCACGGTTGGATTTTTAAAGGGTACCAGAATTGAGGTCGTGGATTATGAACAGTCGCTGGTACCGAGCAAGCATCACCAGGGAGGGCAGTCATCACGAAGGTTCGAGCGTTTAATAGAAATAGCCGCAAATGATTTCTTTAAAAAGATAGGTGAAATAGCAAACAATGCATTTATGCCATTAATAAAGGACATAAATGCAGTCTTCATAGGCGGTCCTGGGGCAACAAAGGAGTACTTTCTTGAAAAGGATTATTTAAGAAATGAGATAAAGCAGAAGGTAAAGGATCTTTTTGATATTGGATACACGGACGAATCTGGACTCAGGGAGCTTGTTGAGAAGGCCTCTGAATCAATAAAGGATATGAAGATATCAAGGGAGAAGGATATAATAAACAGATTTCTAAGGGAGATAAAAAAGCCTGAGGGCGGCCTTGGGGTTTACGGTGAGGATGCAATAATAAATGCCCTGAAGAGCAAGAACCTTGATCTTTTAATAATATCAGACACGTTAAAGAAACGAAGGTATACATACAAATGCCCTGTTTGCAATGATACAAAAACATTCACAGAAAAGCCAAGGGAGACGCCTTTATGTGATAAGGATAATTCAGAAATGGAGCTTGTTGATGAGGATGACCTTGTTGAGGATCTTTACAAACTCGCTGATGAGGCGGGCACAAACGTTGTTTTTGTCTCAGAGGACAGCGATGAGGGCAGGTTAATAAAAACGGCATTTGGTGGCCTTGCCGGAATAATGAGGTATGTTCCTGCAATAGCGCCGTAA
- a CDS encoding ABC transporter permease, translated as MSIAHKNERRRALAFNTGNALKPVKILLNNSKAKAGFILLIGLIVFAILGQFFTPYNPEKYEFARSMPPSYAHILGTTAYGQDVFSQLFYGAAPTLMVGFTVGILGTLISVFVGIAAGFASERVNNAITAVINIFLIIPGVLLIMLFGSYFLGIHESLGYIPTVLILVITGWAFGARTFRSVTLSVSKRDFIISSILIGENRFSIIFRQIIRAIFPVIVSNFFFTAMYGTMGLTFVEYLGVGNLLQVNWGTMLYWAINNEAYLTGMWWWILPPSIMISILMFSFILLNFGLDEISNPALRRFSKVKGVDDDSKN; from the coding sequence ATGAGCATAGCGCACAAAAACGAAAGGCGACGAGCATTAGCCTTTAATACAGGTAATGCTCTAAAACCAGTAAAAATATTGCTTAACAATAGCAAGGCAAAGGCCGGTTTTATACTATTAATAGGCCTAATAGTATTTGCAATACTTGGCCAGTTTTTTACGCCTTATAATCCTGAAAAGTATGAATTTGCCAGATCAATGCCACCATCATATGCCCATATACTTGGAACCACAGCATACGGTCAGGATGTTTTCTCACAGCTTTTTTATGGTGCTGCCCCAACATTAATGGTTGGCTTTACAGTTGGAATACTTGGAACATTAATATCAGTATTTGTTGGAATAGCTGCCGGTTTTGCGTCTGAAAGGGTAAATAATGCCATAACAGCAGTTATAAACATATTTTTAATAATACCAGGGGTACTTTTAATAATGCTCTTTGGATCGTACTTCCTTGGTATACATGAATCTCTAGGCTATATACCAACAGTATTAATACTTGTAATAACAGGCTGGGCATTTGGTGCGAGAACATTTAGATCTGTAACATTATCTGTTTCAAAAAGGGATTTTATAATTTCATCAATATTAATAGGTGAAAACAGGTTCAGTATAATATTCAGACAGATTATAAGGGCAATTTTTCCTGTTATCGTATCAAATTTTTTCTTCACGGCAATGTATGGAACTATGGGGTTAACATTTGTTGAGTATCTTGGCGTTGGTAATTTACTCCAGGTAAACTGGGGAACAATGCTTTACTGGGCAATAAACAATGAGGCTTATTTAACAGGTATGTGGTGGTGGATACTTCCCCCCAGCATAATGATATCAATTCTCATGTTTTCATTTATATTACTGAACTTTGGCCTTGATGAGATATCCAATCCAGCTCTTAGAAGATTTTCAAAGGTTAAGGGTGTTGATGATGATTCTAAAAACTGA
- the gck gene encoding glycerate 2-kinase: protein MIENYNDIAITDTRRKILNIIDKTLIAMDPENAIKNFIEKNNIKFDSKRIFLIGFGKAAFKMYSGIRPFILKDLVYASIIVPDDEKTNDYNELRILRGTHPFTGDLSVSSSISMLSGLKNLNENDLVIVLISGGGSSLFEIPEDGINIDDIKNISKTMMDKGCDIYELNMVRSMLSKVKGGKLATMLYPARVISFIISDVKNDDLSIIASGPLTRIDYRIEDLMETIKKYLGNDERIKMYRNIDDIYFNNVKQYIILKNRDFLDYIYSNINDDAVNLGSNFSGNVEDLSLILHNILKNIYSSKRKPFYFMLGGETTVDVKGHGSGGRNQELVLRFMKNSSNSEVYTIASFGTDGIDGVSPAAGGIVDSDHKIDNINEYLNRNDSYNLLIKNHGAIITGRTGNNVSDIIIGLYYNK, encoded by the coding sequence ATGATAGAGAATTATAATGATATAGCAATAACAGATACAAGAAGGAAAATACTAAATATTATAGATAAAACACTTATTGCAATGGATCCTGAAAATGCAATAAAAAATTTTATTGAAAAAAATAATATAAAATTTGATTCAAAAAGAATATTTTTAATAGGCTTTGGCAAGGCTGCATTTAAAATGTACTCCGGTATAAGACCTTTTATATTGAAGGATCTTGTTTACGCATCAATAATAGTTCCTGATGATGAAAAAACAAATGATTACAATGAATTAAGGATACTTAGGGGCACACATCCTTTCACGGGCGATCTCTCCGTTTCATCGAGCATTTCAATGCTCTCCGGGCTGAAAAATTTAAATGAAAATGATCTTGTGATAGTTTTAATATCCGGTGGAGGATCATCACTCTTTGAGATTCCAGAGGATGGTATAAACATAGATGATATAAAAAACATATCAAAAACCATGATGGATAAGGGCTGCGATATCTATGAATTAAACATGGTTAGATCCATGCTTTCAAAGGTTAAGGGTGGAAAGCTTGCAACGATGCTTTATCCTGCCAGGGTTATATCATTTATAATATCAGATGTAAAAAATGATGACCTTTCAATAATAGCATCCGGGCCTTTAACAAGGATTGATTATAGGATTGAAGATCTAATGGAAACAATAAAAAAGTACCTTGGCAATGATGAAAGGATTAAAATGTACAGGAACATTGATGATATATACTTTAACAATGTAAAACAGTATATAATATTAAAAAACAGGGATTTTCTGGATTATATCTATTCGAACATAAATGATGATGCCGTAAACCTTGGAAGCAACTTTTCAGGAAACGTTGAGGATCTATCATTGATTCTGCATAATATATTAAAAAATATATATTCATCAAAGAGGAAACCATTTTATTTCATGCTAGGTGGTGAGACAACGGTCGATGTAAAGGGCCATGGTTCAGGTGGCAGAAACCAGGAGCTTGTCCTAAGGTTTATGAAGAACTCATCAAACAGCGAGGTTTACACAATAGCAAGCTTCGGCACGGACGGCATCGATGGGGTCAGCCCTGCTGCAGGGGGCATCGTTGATTCAGATCATAAAATTGATAATATAAATGAATATTTAAATAGAAACGATAGCTATAATTTATTAATAAAGAACCATGGTGCAATAATAACAGGAAGAACAGGAAATAACGTTTCTGATATAATCATTGGTCTTTATTATAATAAATAG
- the pyrH gene encoding UMP kinase, translating into MKRVVISLGGSIISMEKLNLEFMEEFSRMLGNIKGYDGFGIVVGGGKLARTYISDLRKYNVNDNILDEIGINATRINALAMTTFLDDVNSKIPTTVNDAAEMMHDYRYVVMGGTEPGHTTDTVAMLFAERINADVMINGTSVDGVYTEDPRKNRNAKKIDRMNYDDAIKLSIDSSIGAGSNVFMDITSLSIAKRSGIKIFVINGLKIDEYINILYNGTCNGTIIE; encoded by the coding sequence ATGAAGAGGGTTGTAATTTCGCTTGGCGGATCAATAATATCAATGGAAAAATTAAATCTTGAATTCATGGAGGAATTCTCAAGGATGCTTGGAAATATAAAGGGCTACGATGGCTTCGGTATTGTTGTCGGCGGCGGAAAGCTGGCCAGAACATACATATCAGACCTTAGAAAATACAACGTAAATGATAATATTTTGGATGAAATAGGAATTAACGCTACAAGGATAAATGCACTGGCAATGACCACATTTTTAGACGATGTAAATTCAAAGATACCGACAACGGTAAACGACGCCGCAGAGATGATGCATGATTATCGATACGTTGTTATGGGCGGAACTGAGCCAGGGCATACAACAGATACTGTTGCGATGCTTTTTGCAGAAAGGATAAATGCCGATGTTATGATAAATGGCACTTCCGTGGACGGCGTTTATACAGAGGACCCAAGGAAAAACAGAAATGCAAAAAAGATTGATAGAATGAACTACGATGATGCAATAAAGCTCTCAATTGATAGCTCTATAGGTGCAGGATCAAACGTTTTCATGGATATAACATCACTGAGCATAGCAAAAAGATCAGGTATAAAGATCTTCGTTATTAACGGCTTAAAAATAGATGAATACATAAATATATTATACAATGGGACCTGCAATGGGACAATCATCGAATAA
- a CDS encoding ABC transporter permease produces MIPVKYILKKAIIFLIVLFGAITLNFFIPRMIPGDPAEIVYLDIIKEGGGSINPIYIHQLEAEYGISNSPIYVQYIQYLNDLAHGNLGVSIAFFPEPVSYILEQALPWTLFLVISSMAISFFVGNRLGRYAGINRNTAKDLVIDLFSMLMASFPAFVLAFIILDIFSVGLKLFPIAGAYSTSTNIGFNVPFIISAIYHSVLPVMTIVLTSIGGWVLGMRNNIIPNVNSDFINFAENLGLRKDQINAIAYRNAIIPNLTGFAMSVGLSVSGVIIEESIFSYPGVGMYMITAIDNLDYPLIQGIFLMVIIAVLFGNLIVDILYGFLDPRIKQEGE; encoded by the coding sequence ATGATACCTGTTAAATATATTTTAAAAAAAGCAATTATTTTTCTTATAGTTCTTTTTGGAGCCATTACACTTAACTTTTTTATACCAAGAATGATACCTGGAGATCCAGCTGAGATTGTCTATCTTGATATAATAAAGGAGGGCGGTGGATCAATCAATCCAATTTATATACACCAGCTTGAAGCCGAGTACGGAATATCAAATTCACCAATATATGTACAGTATATTCAATATTTAAATGATCTTGCACATGGCAATCTTGGTGTTTCAATAGCCTTTTTTCCTGAACCTGTATCATATATACTTGAACAGGCTCTTCCTTGGACGCTATTTCTTGTAATATCGTCAATGGCAATATCATTCTTTGTCGGAAACAGGCTTGGAAGATATGCGGGCATAAACAGAAATACCGCAAAGGATCTTGTTATAGATCTTTTCTCAATGCTTATGGCGTCATTTCCAGCTTTTGTTCTTGCATTTATAATACTGGATATATTCTCTGTTGGATTGAAGCTATTTCCAATAGCCGGAGCATACTCAACAAGTACAAACATCGGTTTTAATGTTCCATTTATAATAAGTGCAATATATCATTCAGTATTGCCCGTTATGACAATAGTTTTAACTTCTATAGGTGGATGGGTTCTTGGCATGAGAAACAATATAATACCAAATGTTAACAGTGATTTTATAAATTTTGCCGAGAACCTTGGGCTTAGAAAGGATCAGATAAATGCAATAGCCTATAGAAATGCAATAATTCCAAACCTAACAGGCTTTGCCATGTCCGTGGGACTCTCCGTTAGCGGTGTTATAATAGAAGAATCGATATTTTCTTATCCCGGAGTTGGTATGTACATGATAACTGCAATAGACAATCTCGATTATCCACTGATCCAGGGAATATTTCTTATGGTGATAATAGCAGTGCTTTTTGGCAACCTTATAGTTGACATACTATATGGTTTTCTCGATCCAAGAATAAAACAGGAGGGTGAATAA
- a CDS encoding NTP transferase domain-containing protein produces MGQSSNKIACLIMAGGLGSRLNKKKMLLDFFGSSIIEREISLIRSISDSIYICISKNTEFLLNLFDLNYIQGSGDYSGDLLLSLKRIDRFPLLVMPADIIFNIGLIVKFISMNNNNYDIINMKIKNNFTGVSIFNRMAFEKYLDINMDDPGFFNVNTMDDYKKALEYYKYL; encoded by the coding sequence ATGGGACAATCATCGAATAAGATCGCATGTTTAATCATGGCCGGAGGCCTTGGCTCAAGGTTAAACAAAAAAAAGATGCTTCTTGATTTTTTCGGCTCATCGATAATAGAGCGTGAAATATCATTAATAAGATCGATATCGGACAGTATTTATATCTGTATATCTAAAAACACAGAATTCTTATTGAATCTTTTTGATTTAAATTACATACAGGGCTCTGGTGATTATTCAGGCGACCTTCTTTTATCTCTGAAAAGAATAGATAGATTTCCTTTGCTTGTAATGCCGGCAGATATCATTTTTAATATTGGATTAATTGTTAAATTCATTTCAATGAATAACAATAATTACGATATAATAAACATGAAGATTAAAAATAATTTTACCGGGGTATCAATATTCAACAGGATGGCCTTCGAAAAATACCTTGATATAAACATGGATGATCCCGGCTTCTTTAATGTAAATACAATGGATGATTATAAAAAGGCCCTGGAATATTATAAATATTTATGA
- a CDS encoding 2,3-diphosphoglycerate-dependent phosphoglycerate mutase, giving the protein MRAILIRHGESDINIAGLLSHDIDNNKLTERGIKQVERTAEQLIGLKIDRIVSSPVKRAAQTADIIGKIINVNVVYDDRLKEIDLGSANNHHVSEYRDELYPNAHIHGDLRNDLGFEPWDHLIKRMIDSLLSYDGNNIFVSHSDPIRAAASYYLNIDEPCSFGIDIKNASMTVIDIDNKKLLCLGAIYLDDGIKKMFS; this is encoded by the coding sequence ATGAGGGCAATATTAATAAGACATGGCGAGAGTGATATAAACATCGCAGGCTTACTATCACATGATATTGATAATAACAAACTAACAGAAAGAGGAATAAAACAGGTTGAAAGAACTGCAGAACAATTAATTGGTCTTAAAATAGACAGGATCGTTTCAAGCCCTGTTAAAAGGGCAGCCCAAACAGCTGATATCATAGGAAAAATAATAAATGTAAACGTTGTTTATGATGACAGATTAAAAGAAATAGACCTTGGAAGTGCAAACAATCACCATGTAAGTGAATACAGGGATGAACTGTATCCGAATGCGCATATTCACGGTGATTTAAGAAATGATCTTGGATTTGAGCCATGGGATCATCTAATAAAAAGGATGATCGATTCTTTATTAAGTTATGACGGGAACAATATATTTGTATCGCATTCAGATCCCATAAGGGCAGCCGCCTCATATTACCTTAATATTGATGAGCCATGCAGCTTCGGTATAGACATAAAAAATGCGTCAATGACCGTTATAGATATAGATAATAAAAAACTCCTGTGCCTTGGTGCAATATACCTTGATGATGGTATAAAAAAGATGTTTTCATAA
- a CDS encoding TrmB family transcriptional regulator — MSDDDLFGGLAKFGLSNYEIKVYKTLLLKGPNTPTGTVKIAGIPQPRIYDLFSSLQEKGFVDTVTGKKHLYRAVPVSIVLRRQVAWMDNYVNSLEEYVEKYRETEDVKEPYIWFVKGNKNVEDRMKSMFYSARDEIILSLSKQSFLNMSGFISRTIKKGITIALVLFSDSSADVIEKVPKGTILKIRDQKPLEMMMVDRSYILSNLKSGVENSDYSIYLEEDQLMHVLSYYFLYNIWQPSEYRYYPDNGGFYYRFTTIWLACDVIDYYLRLGIKVKGQLSGIYKNNRINITGIIKRVERINGVKQSFFIESSNGNFSVGGKSAILEDVKMLDLEISRL, encoded by the coding sequence ATGTCAGATGATGATTTATTCGGGGGCCTCGCAAAATTTGGTCTGTCAAATTATGAGATAAAGGTTTACAAAACACTTCTTCTTAAGGGTCCAAATACACCAACAGGTACTGTAAAAATAGCTGGGATACCACAACCAAGGATATATGATCTATTTTCATCACTTCAGGAAAAGGGCTTTGTTGATACAGTTACCGGGAAAAAGCATCTTTACAGGGCAGTTCCAGTTTCCATAGTACTGCGCCGTCAGGTGGCATGGATGGACAATTATGTTAACAGCCTTGAAGAATATGTTGAGAAATACCGTGAAACAGAGGATGTAAAAGAACCCTACATCTGGTTTGTTAAGGGAAACAAAAACGTTGAGGATAGAATGAAATCCATGTTTTATTCTGCAAGGGATGAAATTATCTTATCATTATCAAAACAATCATTTTTAAACATGTCTGGTTTTATATCAAGGACCATAAAGAAAGGCATAACGATAGCACTTGTTCTATTCTCAGATTCAAGCGCTGATGTAATAGAAAAGGTGCCGAAGGGTACAATATTGAAAATAAGAGATCAAAAGCCCTTGGAAATGATGATGGTGGACAGGTCATATATATTATCAAATCTTAAAAGCGGAGTTGAGAATTCTGATTATTCAATATATCTTGAGGAGGACCAGCTAATGCACGTTTTAAGCTATTATTTTTTATATAATATATGGCAGCCCTCAGAGTATAGATACTATCCTGATAATGGTGGTTTTTATTATAGATTTACAACGATATGGCTTGCATGTGATGTTATTGATTATTATCTTAGATTAGGAATTAAAGTTAAGGGCCAGCTTTCAGGCATATATAAAAATAACAGAATAAACATCACAGGAATAATAAAAAGAGTTGAAAGAATTAACGGTGTTAAGCAAAGTTTTTTTATTGAATCCAGTAATGGTAATTTCTCTGTTGGTGGAAAATCTGCAATACTAGAGGATGTAAAAATGCTGGATCTTGAGATATCAAGACTTTAA
- a CDS encoding ABC transporter ATP-binding protein, with product MAAILNVRNISAGYYWEGGFTRILENLNFDVEKGIILGIAGESGSGKSTLASVLYGSLKYPGKIISGSVMFDGVDILKLKQLELRRIRGARYSFIPQAAMNALNPVKRIKFQFYDLFMAHNLDKSEYDKRMLDAIELVRLNENVLYSYPHELSGGMRQRVVISMALALSPELVLLDEPTTGLDVLVEHDILSDIKRIQRSLGITMIFISHDLSILFQISDEMMMMYGGEIVEYGSYKDLLYETAHPYTYLLKNSIPVIGKNIDRNLLIKGTPMNFSNKNPGCYFLERCIFADDECKLKHPELQGSNHMYRCSRYPMWKDM from the coding sequence ATGGCAGCAATACTTAACGTCAGGAACATAAGTGCTGGTTATTACTGGGAGGGCGGGTTCACAAGGATACTCGAAAACCTAAATTTTGATGTTGAAAAGGGTATTATACTTGGCATAGCTGGGGAATCCGGTTCTGGAAAGAGCACACTGGCCTCTGTTCTGTATGGCTCTCTTAAATATCCAGGCAAAATTATATCAGGAAGCGTCATGTTTGATGGTGTAGATATACTAAAATTAAAACAATTAGAGCTGAGACGCATCAGAGGGGCAAGATATTCATTTATACCACAGGCAGCAATGAATGCATTAAATCCTGTTAAAAGGATTAAGTTCCAGTTCTATGATCTGTTTATGGCACACAACCTTGATAAGAGCGAATACGATAAGAGAATGCTGGATGCAATAGAACTTGTCAGGCTTAATGAGAATGTTCTTTATAGCTATCCACACGAACTTTCTGGTGGAATGAGGCAAAGGGTTGTTATATCCATGGCACTTGCATTATCGCCTGAACTTGTGCTGCTTGATGAACCGACAACAGGGCTTGACGTGCTTGTGGAGCATGACATATTATCAGATATAAAAAGAATACAGCGCAGCCTTGGCATAACAATGATTTTTATATCACATGACCTTTCTATACTGTTTCAGATATCAGATGAAATGATGATGATGTATGGCGGTGAGATAGTTGAATATGGATCATACAAAGACCTGCTTTATGAAACTGCACATCCATACACATACCTGCTTAAAAACAGCATACCGGTAATTGGAAAAAACATCGACAGAAATCTTTTAATAAAGGGTACGCCTATGAACTTTTCTAATAAAAATCCAGGTTGTTATTTTCTTGAAAGGTGCATCTTTGCGGATGATGAGTGTAAATTAAAACATCCAGAGCTACAGGGTTCTAATCATATGTATAGATGCTCAAGATACCCTATGTGGAAGGACATGTGA
- a CDS encoding ABC transporter ATP-binding protein — translation MILKTENVSKSFNVRSGIIKGGIINALNNVNIELNEREIIGIVGASGSGKSTLAKVLVLLYRPTAGKIFYMDDDVTGYHGKRLKMYRRKIQMVFQDPYASLDPNHTVAWHIERPLKITGYNRNIHERIGELLDMVTLSPSDYFMDKFPHQLSGGQRQRVYLARVLALEPQVLIADEPVSMLDISVRIGILNLLKEIRDNLGISIIYITHDLNTVSMITERIYVMHNGFIVEHGATDRIISNPYDSYTKRLIEAAPNPYRRIE, via the coding sequence ATGATTCTAAAAACTGAAAACGTTTCAAAATCATTTAATGTTAGATCCGGAATAATAAAAGGAGGTATTATAAACGCATTAAACAATGTAAACATTGAGCTAAATGAGAGAGAAATAATAGGAATTGTTGGTGCAAGCGGTAGTGGAAAGAGCACACTTGCAAAGGTGCTTGTCCTGCTTTACAGACCAACAGCAGGCAAAATATTTTACATGGATGATGATGTGACCGGCTATCATGGAAAGAGATTAAAGATGTACAGGCGCAAAATACAGATGGTATTTCAGGATCCTTATGCATCGCTGGATCCAAATCATACGGTTGCATGGCATATAGAAAGACCATTAAAGATTACTGGCTATAATAGAAACATACATGAAAGGATAGGTGAACTTCTTGATATGGTTACACTATCACCCTCAGACTATTTTATGGACAAATTCCCGCATCAACTCTCCGGCGGACAGAGGCAGCGCGTTTATCTTGCCAGGGTGCTGGCGCTTGAGCCACAGGTACTTATAGCAGATGAACCTGTATCAATGCTGGACATATCAGTAAGAATAGGTATATTAAATCTTTTAAAGGAGATACGTGATAACCTTGGCATAAGTATAATATATATAACCCATGATCTGAACACTGTAAGCATGATAACAGAGAGGATATATGTGATGCACAATGGCTTCATTGTTGAGCATGGTGCAACAGATAGAATAATATCAAACCCATACGATTCGTACACAAAGCGCTTAATAGAGGCTGCGCCAAATCCATACAGGAGGATAGAATAA